Proteins encoded by one window of Haliotis asinina isolate JCU_RB_2024 chromosome 6, JCU_Hal_asi_v2, whole genome shotgun sequence:
- the LOC137287032 gene encoding uncharacterized protein, translated as MMLNIVLAVTVALLPRVTSQYRSSDPRVWHVNQYPDPWWFPEQCNRDNKSAVCDPNGIITKQQANDIDRLIEAVAVDTRCPCYDCVSNQRGYVIRVALMHQMENLLEEDGEIMERLKNARLFAYLLTKRWKLTGNCNETVLIVYSKADNVLYTMTGTSAGRALKDNLIVEISVDVRPFFDDEDTIAEGIKEMIKRYRAVFKKTYSRAEAGTGSFHRERDNSAGLATLSTVLCLFTMTMLIFS; from the exons ATGATGTTGAACATTGTTCTGGCTGTGACAGTAGCTCTGCTGCCACGTGTAACCTCCCAGTACAGATCCTCCGACCCCCGGGTGTGGCACGTGAACCAATATCCCGATCCTTGGTGGTTCCCCGAGCAGTGTAACCGTGACAACAAGTCGGCTGTCTGTGATCCTAATGGCATCATCACCAAACAACAAG CTAATGACATCGACCGGTTGATCGAAGCTGTTGCTGTAGACACGCGGTGCCCATGCTACGACTGTGTGAGCAATCAACGTGGTTATGTCATTCGTGTGGCTCTCATGCATCAGATGGAAAACCTTCTGGA GGAAGATGGGGAAATCATGGAAAGACTGAAGAACGCTCGCCTGTTCGCTTACCTCCTCACAAAGAGATGGAAACTGACTGGCAACTGTAACGAAACGGTCCTAATCGTTTACTCCAAGGCCGACAACGTG CTGTACACAATGACGGGCACATCAGCAGGCAGAGCTTTGAAAGACAACCTGATTGTGGAGATCTCGGTCGATGTGAGGCCTTTCTTTGATGACGAGGATACAATCGCCGAGGGAATCAAGGAGATGATTAAACGATACAG GGCTGTCTTCAAGAAAACCTACTCAAGGGCCGAGGCAGGCACTGGGTCATTCCATCGCGAGAGGGACAACTCAGCAGGGCTGGCTACTTTGTCTACAGTTTTATGTCTCTTTACGATGACAATGCTAATCTTCTCCTAA